From Cataglyphis hispanica isolate Lineage 1 chromosome 3, ULB_Chis1_1.0, whole genome shotgun sequence, a single genomic window includes:
- the LOC126859337 gene encoding sodium-independent sulfate anion transporter-like, which produces MSTSTKISNEEICSLPMPERKSLSGTIAKYVPVLGWLPRYTRTEVVADLIAGITLGLTMIPQSMAYATLAGLTAQYGLYSCFVGGFLYIFFGTIKEVSIGPSSLMALMTLQYTRDMPPDFVILLCFLVGCVEFLMGVLNLGCMVDFISVPVTSGFISATSVIIIIAQLQGLLGLKYKSANILDNLYKMFKNINKIQPADVTLGICSIIFLLIFRKLKDIDCFCTRDKKNSVRNTAIKKILWYLSIGRNALIVFITSVIAYRFEATGSIPFKVSGQIKSGLPTVSLPPFSVQVGNQTYTFLDMCAHYGSGIVILPLISVLANVAIAKAFAIGAGVNATQEMLTLGLCNIFGSFVSSMPTTGAFTRSAVGSASGIQTPMAGLYSGTMTLLALSFLTPYFNYIPRATLSAVLITAVMFMIDMKIFKLLWKGYKTDAVAAIGTFLISVLISIEIGLLLGVFFNLIFFIRPTARPTIQIFRCKTHLGNRYIMLKPDVCLYYPAVTFFCDKIMSVARNEQDNVPLIIDCERFTSLDYTSIKGIEMLSKRLNQERNRFWLLHFNSDIVESFNILADNKYIRLIKNEESIADILHENALSIKELDDAINIVTKKATEMEKLDHGDFSYSSILRHKDSESNAEELVLMSSLPESQIQ; this is translated from the exons ATGTCTACATCCACAAAGATTTCCAACGAGGAAATCTGTTCGCTGCCGATGCCGGAACGGAAATCACTCTCCGGTACGATAGCTAAATATGTGCCGGTGCTCGGTTGGTTACCACGATACACTCGAACAGAGGTTGTGGCGGATCTCATAGCGGGCATCACTTTGGGTTTAACCATGATCCCCCAGAGTATGGCCTACGCGACACTGGCCGGTCTGACTGCACAG tatggCTTATATTCTTGTTTCGTGGGCGGTTTCTTATACATCTTCTTCGGGACCATCAAAGAGGTCTCGATTGGTCCCTCATCCTTAATGGCTCTTATGACATTGCAATATACACGTGACATGCCGCCGGATTTTGTAATACTCTTGTGTTTTTTAGTCGGATGCGTGGAGTTTTTGATGGGCGTATTAAATTTAG GATGTATGGTAGATTTCATTTCGGTTCCGGTTACATCTGGTTTTATTTCGGCAACGTCagtcattataattattgctcaGCTGCAGGGGCTTcttggattaaaatataaatcagctaatattttagataatttgtacaaaatgtttaaaaatattaataaaatccaaCCAGCCGATGTTACACTCGGAATCTGCAGCATCATATTTCTTCTGATCTTTAGA AAACTGAAAGACATTGATTGTTTTTGTACAAGAGATAAGAAAAACTCTGTCAGAAATACAGCGATAAAGAAGATACTTTGGTACTTGTCCATTGGTCGAAATGCTCTCATCGTATTTATAACAAGCGTAATAGCTTATCGATTCGAAGCAACGGGATCCATTCCGTTTAAAGTTTCAG gGCAAATAAAATCCGGTCTTCCAACAGTATCGTTACCGCCTTTCTCAGTACAAGTGGGAAATCAAACTTATACGTTCCTGGATATGTGCGCTCATTACGGATCGGGAATAGTGATACTTCCTCTCATATCGGTCCTGGCGAACGTGGCGATAGCTAAAGCGTTTg caATTGGCGCTGGCGTTAATGCGACGCAGGAGATGCTAACACTCGGTCTCTGCAATATATTCGGTAGCTTTGTATCATCGATGCCCACCACCGGTGCATTCACACGAAGCGCAGTTGGTAGCGCCAGTGGCATACAAACTCCTATGGCCGGTTTATATTCTG GAACCATGACATTGTTAGCGTTAAGTTTTTTAACGCcgtactttaattatattccacGCGCGACGCTATCAGCGGTGTTGATAACCGCCGTAATGTTTATGATCGACatgaagatttttaaattgctctGGAAGGGATACA aaacggATGCCGTCGCGGCGATAGGCACTTTCCTGATCTCTGTTCTTATCAGCATCGAGATTGGACTGCTCCTGGGtgtctttttcaatttaatcttctTCATTCGACCGACCGCGAGACCGACAATTCAAATCTTCAGGTGTAAG ACTCATTTAGGAAATAGATACATAATGTTGAAGCCCGATGTATGTCTCTATTATCCCGCGGTAACTTTTTTctgtgataaaataatgagtGTAGCCAGAAACGAACAAGATAATGTCCCATTGATCATAGATTGCGAAAGATTCACTAGTCTTGATTATACTTCAATCAAg GGTATCGAAATGCTATCGAAGAGATTGAATCAGGAAAGAAATCGATTTTGGTTGTTGCATTTTAATTCCGATATCGTGGAAAGTTTCAATATTCTCGccgacaataaatatattcgtctGATCAAAAATGAAGAGAGCATCGCAGATATTCTTCATG AGAATGCATTATCTATTAAAGAACTTGacgatgcaattaatattgttacaaaGAAAGCAACGGAAATGGAAAAATTGGACCATGGAGATTTCTCATATTCATCGATTTTGCGACACAAGGATTCCGAATCCAATGCTGAGGAATTAGTTTTAATGTCATCTTTACCCGAGTCACAAATACAATAA